The window CGGTGAaaacccctttagaacggatctagggcaacgcccgtaccgtatccacgttttcttaacacgtgccttatgtgattttttttaaaaaaaaaattattttatttatttatttttttggaataggtttttgttaaaagaaaataaaaaataaaaagttttaaaaaataaaaaattaaaattaaaaaaataaaaactatacaaaaaatAAGAAGGAGGGAGGGaaactagtggttctcacggttcttttcatatttgtggttctcacgttaaccctaccctatatatatatataaaataaagtctcgaaaagcgtgtaaagaatagtatatttttttttatttttaccacataagttttaatctttacatttttaacgctaaactataatatttaatagtaaactttttgttttatttattttcaccacaaatttttcaatctttacacttttagcactaaactataatatttttttagtaatagtatactttttattctttttattttcaccacggaagttttaatctttacacttttaacactaaactataatactttttagtaaactttttattctttttattttcaacataaaactttcaatctttacacttttagcactaaactataatattttttagtaaactttgtattctttttattttcaccacaatattttaactctttacacttttagcactaaactttcatagtttttaattttcttttattttaaggtacgggaaagcgtgtatagaatagtatactttttattttattttttattttcaccacaatagtttcactctttacacttttagaacaaaatttttataattcttagtaaactttttaatctttttattttcaccacaatatcttaactccttacacttttaacactaaatttttctactttttgataatcttttattttaactacaacattttaacctcttacactttaacaacaaactttttaacacacaTATTATAAAGAAATGTACGagaaaacttgtaaagaataataaactttctattcattttattttcaccacaacattttaaccccttatacttttaacactaaatttttatactttttgattttcttttattttcagcacaacatttaagtctcttacactttagcactaaacttttacgcgaacgactttcactttcacacaacttttacagttcattttttaactgacaaatgtcagtttttaataatttgaattttgaataatacatgttttcttcaaaaagtttataacacattatctcttgaataatatttttttattaaatcgttaacaaatTTAATGTCTCCCGGGACAACGCCCCGATAACATATCTCGTTGTTAATTAAAAAGCAGGGGTccatattattcttttattgCCTTTCAACATGTTTCACGTTtgataatacaaacataaacatCGTATATATTTTGGGACCCCCCTAAGATTTGTGTTTAAAATATAAGGCGGAGAAGCAAGCAAGTCTTGTCTTGTAGAATTATATACGACTTGACTTCTAAGGTGGGACGGACAAGGTTTACATAATATACGTGACCTACTTCCAAGACTTGGTTTCGTTACTTCATATCAATCACatcttcttttatataaaacgtTTAGGTGGCTCGATGTATTCAAATGTTTAGACTTTACTAGTTAACGAATTTAAAGCTCGATCATAAGTGAAAAGAAGTTTTAAAAAACCGCCAAGATCAGGAGTTGCTTGTGAAGTACAATTTTTGTGTCTTCTTCAAAAATGTTTTCGACCATTCAAAGTTAAAGCAAAAAtttaatgggaaaaaaaaaaaacttcaaaatccGCACATCATGCTTATCATGACTTGACGAGTGAAGAGGATACCTAAATGGCCAAATTGCATTTCAAGATCACTATGGAAAATGTTAGAACTAAAGAAATTAGTAGTGTTTGATTGTAATCTTAGTTACATTTAATTTACATTTCTTGTAAAATACAAGGGATTAGATATAAACTGTGTAAAATGAGTGTAAATAATCCTTGTACACATATGGTAAATAAGTTTTTCATAATTACACATACAACTTATAACATTCTCTCTAACTCCAatcttattaaaataaaaaaataaaaaaacccctccaatcttataagttataaccacTACTTCTCACATTACACCTAAACACACACTCTATCATTAGTTTCCCATTAAACTTTCAATCAGCTCAGAATCTCAGATTCCTTTATAACACCTAGATCCATTGTAAAAAGTTTAAGATGTTAACCATTAGGCTCCTTAGAGGTGGTTATAGCATACAAGGATCCATTCAATTTAAATTAACAATTTTTTGTATGGAAAAATCTTAATGAAAAAGATTGGAGCTGGGCTGTGGCCTGTGGATGAGATCTAGAGCTGGATCGTAGGGATATGGTTAATGTTgggcttttttttctttttttattttttttacagaaggttttgttttataaaaagattattaaccGTGGATCTAATTAACTAAGACCAAATATGTTACGTAAAGATCTCATGTATTATCTAGTATTGTAATGAACTTTTCAATATGGATGCACCTAAAATATATGTGATAACCGTCCAAGCTATCagttttatgtttttagttgGTCAGAtagatacaaatatacaataactggaaattaaaaatacattacatCTATACTCTATTActataaaacaaactatcattttctttttttaattctcTACTTTTAAAATACAATATACTTGATTTTCAACGCATTCTTAACTCACATACTAAATctactcaatatatatatcctaaataTTTCCAactatatttatccaaactatctatctatctcctatttattgatttaaatattttcacctaatatttttataatattcttaataaaattatttacaaaagatacatccagtaaccataaaataactaaactaccATTTACAACAATtgtttttagattaataaccacatcgttaccaccaccgccaccatcaccactcGTTGCCGtcaccgcattgcgcgagtatcgATCTCGTTTCATATACATTTTACAATGTCTTTATATAACATAAGCATTTAGTTATAGTTAATTATATCCATagttaattatcttttttataaacatttaaGGGTTTTTAGGAgtattgacttttttttttcttcattatcATATACCAAAACAGagctaaatttttaaaagaacttATTATCAAAAGCTTACAATTAACGCATTACATTCTTAAAAGAAATTTACTAACCTTAACAATATCATTTCAATTTTTCTTGGtaagtttcaaatttcaaataacattaaatttaatattataataattttatgtcAACTATAAATCTATAAATTATGAAGATTGAACAGATAAGAATGAAGATAACAAACAAATGAATGTCATGTATGATTGGTCACCTATACAGTGATCTGATTAAAAAACAGTATTATTTGTTCATATCTAGGATGTTTGGTTGGAGTGaatcaaagaaaatgaaaatgttatagagaataaatataatgagaaagagaatgagtatttggaaagagaatagaTATCGTCATTTGGTAcaagcagagaatgaatatatgaaaaatacaaaattttaaataaatagtaaatttaatatatataacatcattaaaacaaatatatatatatatatatatatatatatataatattttccattcccatccattctctacaatttatagAGAATGGAAAGAATGAAATCGATTCCCACTTATCGattctttttttcattctccATTGCAATCAGAAATGAGAAGtttttctcattctctttccatCATTTCCATTCTATTGTACTAAACACCTTTAGAATGTTTGGAATCATTTTTCGCTTTGTTCACCCataaaattgtatataatatttttacattaacaagagttaaaaattaaaagaattataaTTCTTTCTCTTATATAGTTTGAAAAAATGTCCATCCTTATaagtgtataaaaatatatcacttgtttatatataacttgTTTTCATagcataaaataattaaattggatataacaaattaattatcTCTGCATATACTTTTAATCAAAATAAGTGTGATATTTGTTGTAcgtgtattatttttttatatgtaggCATGTAGCTCAAATCACATTACTTAGATAACATTAATTCTGTACAAGGACTATTTCTTCTTTCAAAAATTCAGTGGAGATACGAAGTTAGAAAAGTTTCACTATAAAATGTTAAGTCTTTCATGTACCCTAAACAACGAGATATTGACCATGAGACGTTATAAGTAttctaaaaaaaacccaaaagtttATCATCCATAAAAATCAAACTCAAGACCTTAATTAAAATTGAGTATACCTCTGACAAGCTGACCAGTTAAAGTGAACATCATTGCTTTATAAGGATTATGATGTTCCCATGCACATACTAAggatataattaaatatactaAGTGTGAGAGAAGAAAGTTATATACCGCTAGGAACCAGTCTTGTACTAGAAATGCATAGAAAGTCCATACCCCTCCATTAAGAAATAGGAACAGAGAGAGCAAAAAGGGCATATACTCCACACTTTTAGTGGTCACCACTAATCTCTgcatcatcattaattaatttaattaacagCTAATCTCATCTCCTCAAACGTGACAAGCATCATCACATATTTACAACACTAACTTTAATTCTCTGTGTTAAAGTCTTATATTATATGATcacatatattatctatatatatatatgtgtattgattaaaataattaaaagctaATTAAAGGTTTCGTGAATGCTAAGTACTGTCAGCTACTAACTACTCCCTAATTAAAAATTATGGTAGCATGTTTCTTCTCCTTGATTTGATAAATGAAAAGACTTATTTAACACACGGGAAACGGATTTGGTTTGTAAAGTAGATATGCTTggaaaaccattttttttataaatagagaaatttgtttaaaaaaaaacatatatctaaACGTGTTATTGTAGTAATAGTAAAGATATATATCAAAAGAGGATCCATTGTCTATATTTTTCATGTATAGATTGATGTTTTAATctattttgataaaataaagaaatataaaaaaaaataaaaaaatactagcTTAGCAAGAAACATGTGGTGtattattataaacaaaaacttAGCTATCAAACTGCTTATTTAATGCTTTTAAAATAATGGCTTGACTATGAGATCTACTTTTTTccagtttttttaattttcaaaagtcTTTTCATTTTGGGTGATATTCAATCCGTCCATCAATAAAAACGAGTTGTGACTAAAGAAATGTTtctttgatataatatatacaaattgtGATTTAAAAATGAGTCTTTAATACAATATTTTTGgctaataaaatataaactcaCCTTTGTATTTAAAAGCAGATAAATACTAGAATGCTCATTCGTACCTTCTATTTATTAGACATAACCGTAAAACAtgtttggttatatatataataaaaaaaagtcaccTCTCATAATATCTTCTAAAAGTGGATATTTTTAAGAATTCATTAAATGtgcaataaaataaaatgagtttgTATAACTAAAATTATAGCGAAATAGATAGAAaacttagttaattaattaaaataatatatagatagatagtgAAAAgttaacaatatttttttagataacttaattaatatacaaaaaaGCTACTCCGTTATATTTAGGGGCTTTGGCAAGGAGGTTAATTTAGAGGCTCAAATTAAAACTCCAAGCTTATGTaagcttttttttattataagacCATTCGTAAGACTTAAGTGAAGTAAAAGGTGAAATGACTAGATATGTAGATGAACTATAAAGGTAGGTTGGTAAAATGCTTAGATGAAGTAAGCTAGGTGAAATGGTTCACCTAGGTGAAAAGAAAATTGGTGGGTctggtttgttttattatttgttcTATTTTGATTGGTTGTATTGTAAGATATAGTGGGGTATAGTGAGATATTAAACTTGAAGGTGAAAggttaaggaaaaaaaagaagatggtGATTAGAAGGTGATGTTGATATGACAGAAAAAATGTAGGTGAATAAGGTGAATGGTCTAAAGATATACTCCTAGTTTTGTTTAGGTATGATATTGAGACAAAAAATACCCAACTCTCAAAAGCTATTGAAACACATAAAGTTTTTTAGAATAAAACCTTATGCAAGAggatttgaaaaatgaaaaaacatcAGGTGAAATATCATATAATTGTGGAATATCCGTAATAAAATTGACTAAAAATGATACGTACACAGGTGGATATTGGAATATCATAATATTATTGTGCTGAACATTAGGAAAAGGAATCCTCGTTCGAAAAAAATTCCAATAATACCATAAATAGGAAAATGCAAAATAAATTCTTACCATGGCAGAAAGAGGAGAAGCATACATAACAATATTAAGGGCAGCACCCATGAAACCTATCACATCAATTCTCATGTCTCCTTCCATCCCGAATTGTGTCGCCAATACTGCCCCTACAAACACTAACACATCCACTACGAAAGCAACCTTTGCCGTTTTTGCCTGAATTAACCATATGTAACAAGTCCGATTGATTATTTATACGAAGATCGATTGTTGTCTACTTTTAGAAGTTAGATATGATGTTAGTTCATCAAACTAGCTAGGAAGTATATACTTAGTTAATTTGcttacattttcttttaattcttgaagtttctttttatttttattttcagggtacaaatatttgatattgaatgaaaatgaaacaattTTTTGTATCGTTTTAGATCATCTttaacaataaaataagtaaaaagatGATCTAAAACGATACAAATTTTGCCGGCTAACACACTACAGTTAAAAATAGTGTCATgcattttacctttttaaaagtCAATAGTAAatagttaatttaataataataaaaaatgtaggattttttttttttaactcttcATCTTATCAAGAGCCATCATGCCTTTACTTTAAggaatttatttgaaattaaaaatttgatacGTACGTTGGCAGTTTCACCTAATTAGATATTTCTATTcgacttatttcttttttaaatatttcgCCTGTTATATAAGTTGaacaacatataaattaaagattAAATAAACTCACTTACCCTTGTTCTTGGAGGTGCATAAATGAGGAACAAAGAAATATACACAATCTCTACAAGAATGCCAAAACCATTAACAGTTGCTACAAGATAACTCCCTGGTTTTGTGATTCCATAATAAGTCCATAAGCTTGAATTTAGCAAAGTGCAAATATATGGAAGACTCTCAAACTCTTCTGTTGACCCTTTTTTAACTATTTGCCAGAAGGTTTTCCTGCATCATCAAACCAACATTTATTAATTACCACAttcaaaataattaacaaaaaaggTTGGGCTGGCCAAGATCAATTTGTGTGTGAACCAGGTTCAATCAATATGTAAAACGTAAAcctttatatatgtatacatataacgtttatatataaatgaaaacttTGGAAAGGGGACTCGGCCGGGTCCCATCATATATAGTTCCGCCCATTAGTATGTTTTTATTTCCATCAAAAAATTTTCTGGCTCCACCCTTACCACTTGAGTGAAATAAGAAAAACACATATGTATACTAATTAATATACTTACGCTGGGGAGAGAAACATTAAAACGGAGATGATATTGCCTGCAACAATTTGTCAATAGAAATGTGGGTTAATCGATCATGTTTGTATATAGTATTGGTGAATAATTAAATATCACAAAGAGTAGCtagtttgtgtatatataccAATAATTCCTACGTAAAAGTATAAGTCGTCCATCGTCAAACAGCAGTTAGAACTTAGAAGAGAAGGAGGAGctagaagaaaatgaagaaaaattaAGGATTAATGATGGTCATGTTGTGTTTAAACAAATACACTTATATGGATGTTACTTTCAATAGAAGTACCCTACTTGCCTTTATTATAACATTTCTCTTTCCCTTTCATATTTTAACGCCCACCGTATCCCAACCAAACTTTTTTTGTATCTCGATCATAcctactatttgcagcgatagtaGCTGTAAATAGTGCGGGCCCCCTGTCTGTAATGGCAAATCTAGCAAAAAATAGCGGGTCccctgtcagtaatcgctgcaaatagttggatatgaacaaaaacaccac is drawn from Erigeron canadensis isolate Cc75 chromosome 9, C_canadensis_v1, whole genome shotgun sequence and contains these coding sequences:
- the LOC122583970 gene encoding bidirectional sugar transporter SWEET17-like, producing MDDLYFYVGIIGNIISVLMFLSPAKTFWQIVKKGSTEEFESLPYICTLLNSSLWTYYGITKPGSYLVATVNGFGILVEIVYISLFLIYAPPRTRAKTAKVAFVVDVLVFVGAVLATQFGMEGDMRIDVIGFMGAALNIVMYASPLSAMRLVVTTKSVEYMPFLLSLFLFLNGGVWTFYAFLVQDWFLAVPNGTGFIFGFAQLALYSIYRKSKPSKIISHDDLDRGSQHEHLLPSSTSNPTEPV